A single window of Caldalkalibacillus uzonensis DNA harbors:
- the prfB gene encoding peptide chain release factor 2 (programmed frameshift) produces the protein MSISELRQELTALKQRLSDIRGSLDLPQKQARIQELEQTMSAPDFWDDQNKAQTIINEANALKQQVEKMSNIEGQLEDIEVMLELAAEEDDESLTKEAGQAIHQLKEEAGQFELELLLNEPYDKNNAILELHPGAGGTESQDWASMLLRMYTRWAEDKGFKVETLDYLPGDEAGVKSVTLLIKGHNAYGYLKAEKGIHRLVRISPFDASGRRHTSFVSCEVMPEMDDHVDIEVRQEDLKIDTYRSSGAGGQHVNTTDSAVRITHLPTGIVVTCQSERSQIKNREKAMKILKARLYEKHIEEQQKELAALKGEQKEIGWGNQIRSYVFHPYSMVKDHRTNVETGNVQAVMDGEIDPFIDAYLRAKLAKGES, from the exons ATGTCAATTAGTGAACTGCGTCAAGAATTAACGGCGTTAAAACAGCGCCTGAGTGATATAAGGGGGTCTCTT GACTTACCTCAAAAACAGGCCCGCATCCAAGAACTGGAACAAACAATGAGTGCGCCGGATTTCTGGGACGACCAGAATAAGGCCCAAACCATTATTAATGAAGCTAATGCCCTCAAACAGCAAGTTGAAAAAATGAGCAACATTGAAGGCCAGTTGGAGGATATTGAGGTGATGCTTGAGCTGGCCGCAGAAGAGGATGACGAGTCCCTCACCAAGGAGGCAGGCCAGGCCATTCATCAGCTGAAAGAAGAAGCAGGGCAGTTTGAGCTGGAATTATTGCTCAATGAGCCTTATGATAAAAACAATGCCATCCTGGAGCTTCATCCCGGTGCCGGTGGAACGGAATCCCAGGACTGGGCTTCCATGCTGCTTAGAATGTATACCCGCTGGGCAGAGGATAAAGGCTTTAAAGTAGAAACACTGGATTATCTGCCTGGTGATGAAGCCGGGGTCAAAAGTGTCACCTTGTTGATTAAAGGGCATAATGCCTATGGCTACTTGAAAGCGGAAAAAGGGATTCATCGTCTGGTGCGCATCAGTCCCTTTGATGCCTCTGGCCGCCGACATACCTCCTTTGTCTCCTGTGAGGTGATGCCGGAGATGGATGATCATGTGGACATTGAGGTCCGGCAAGAGGATTTGAAAATCGATACCTACCGCTCCAGCGGCGCGGGGGGGCAGCATGTGAATACCACCGACTCTGCCGTACGCATTACCCACCTGCCAACGGGGATTGTGGTCACGTGCCAGTCGGAGCGCTCTCAAATCAAAAACAGGGAAAAGGCGATGAAAATCTTGAAAGCACGCCTGTATGAAAAGCATATTGAAGAGCAGCAAAAAGAACTGGCTGCCCTTAAGGGTGAACAAAAGGAGATCGGCTGGGGCAACCAGATCCGCTCCTATGTCTTCCATCCTTACAGCATGGTCAAGGACCACCGTACCAATGTGGAGACTGGCAATGTGCAAGCGGTCATGGATGGAGAAATAGATCCGTTTATTGACGCTTACCTGAGGGCCAAATTGGCCAAGGGAGAATCTTGA
- a CDS encoding YitT family protein, which produces MLAKRRNRKSLPSWLVIIKDYTYLLVGATLVAIAFNLFLYPNMIASGGVVGISTILGYVTGIEPGYIQWAINIPLFVAGVAVLGKQFGLKTLIGTVYLPLAVLVTAHLEPVTENPFLAALFGGVGVGVGLGLVFRGRASTGGVDLAAQIVHKFTGLRLGLGILIIDGLIVISSAFVFNIELALYALITLYITSKTIDLVQMGMGYAKVAFIISSQQEDIRQAILHDLDRGVTRLTATGGYTNTPREMLMCVVNQMEVTKLKELVRHIDPAAFVVVTDANEVLGEGFKVD; this is translated from the coding sequence ATGTTGGCCAAGCGCAGAAACCGCAAATCCCTTCCCTCCTGGTTGGTGATCATCAAGGACTATACCTATCTCCTCGTGGGTGCCACATTGGTGGCCATAGCTTTCAACTTATTTCTGTATCCCAATATGATCGCTTCCGGCGGGGTGGTCGGGATTAGTACGATTCTGGGGTATGTGACGGGTATTGAACCGGGCTACATCCAGTGGGCCATTAATATACCCCTTTTTGTTGCTGGTGTGGCTGTCTTGGGCAAACAATTTGGCCTGAAAACGTTAATTGGCACCGTCTATCTTCCTTTGGCTGTGCTGGTGACGGCCCATCTTGAGCCCGTGACGGAAAATCCGTTTTTAGCTGCACTGTTTGGCGGTGTGGGGGTTGGTGTTGGCCTGGGGCTGGTCTTCAGGGGCAGGGCTTCCACCGGCGGGGTTGACTTAGCGGCCCAGATTGTGCATAAATTTACAGGTTTGCGTTTGGGGCTGGGGATTTTGATCATTGACGGTCTTATTGTGATTTCATCTGCTTTTGTGTTTAACATTGAATTGGCTTTATATGCTTTGATTACCTTATATATCACCAGCAAGACCATTGATCTGGTCCAAATGGGCATGGGCTATGCCAAAGTGGCCTTTATTATCTCCAGCCAGCAGGAGGACATCCGCCAGGCCATTTTGCACGACCTGGACCGGGGAGTGACCCGCCTGACGGCAACCGGCGGTTACACCAATACGCCGCGGGAAATGCTGATGTGCGTGGTGAACCAGATGGAAGTGACCAAGCTGAAGGAATTGGTGCGGCACATTGACCCGGCCGCCTTTGTGGTGGTTACAGATGCCAATGAAGTATTGGGTGAAGGATTTAAAGTGGATTAA
- a CDS encoding ABC transporter ATP-binding protein: MGLLDVNQISLHFGGVKALSDVSFSIEESEIFSLIGPNGAGKTSILNCISGVYKPSAGSVCFEGKEITKLKPYQRTALGIARSFQNIELFKHMTVLDNLMLGRHVLMKTGILSGGLYWGKAQREEVEHRKAVEEVIDFLEIEHIRNQPVGMLSYGLQKRVELGRALASEPKLLLLDEPMAGMNNEEKEDMARFILDINEERGVTIVLIEHDMGVVMELSHRIAVLDFGKRIGYGKPEEIQNDPRVIEAYLGQEAI; the protein is encoded by the coding sequence ATGGGACTCTTGGATGTGAACCAAATATCGCTGCACTTTGGGGGGGTTAAAGCCTTAAGCGATGTCAGTTTCTCTATTGAAGAAAGCGAGATTTTTTCCTTGATCGGTCCCAATGGGGCGGGAAAAACCAGTATACTGAACTGCATCAGCGGCGTGTACAAACCGTCGGCGGGGTCGGTCTGCTTTGAGGGCAAAGAGATTACCAAACTAAAGCCCTACCAACGTACTGCACTGGGTATCGCCCGGTCGTTCCAAAACATCGAGCTTTTTAAGCATATGACCGTTTTGGACAATCTGATGCTGGGACGTCATGTGCTCATGAAAACCGGCATTTTGTCTGGCGGTCTCTATTGGGGCAAAGCACAGCGGGAAGAAGTGGAGCATAGGAAAGCGGTAGAGGAAGTGATCGATTTTTTGGAGATTGAGCATATCCGCAACCAACCAGTGGGCATGTTGTCCTACGGTTTGCAAAAACGGGTGGAGCTGGGCCGGGCGTTGGCCTCAGAACCAAAGCTGTTACTCTTGGATGAACCGATGGCAGGTATGAACAATGAAGAAAAAGAGGATATGGCCCGCTTTATTCTGGATATTAACGAAGAGCGGGGCGTCACCATCGTCCTAATTGAACATGACATGGGCGTGGTCATGGAGCTTTCCCACCGTATCGCCGTCCTTGATTTTGGCAAACGAATCGGCTACGGCAAGCCGGAAGAGATACAAAATGATCCGCGGGTGATTGAAGCCTACCTTGGCCAGGAAGCCATTTAG
- a CDS encoding AMP-binding protein codes for MTEVTLPKLLKQKAETMGEAVALREKEFGIWQEFTWSDYYQNVKAFSYGLLHLGFKRGDRLALIGDNRPEWLFGALAAQSLGGISVGIYQDSLPKELVYFLNHSEVNIVIAEDQEQVDKLLEIKAEIPEVEYIIYYDPKGLVYQNERLLSVQDVQSLGEQYRQRADALVYEEEVAKGRSDDIAIFCYTSGTTANPKAAMLSHHNLINMGESLMQLDPMEPGDEFLSFLPLAWIGEQMMSLSSALHIGFTVNFPEETTTVQENLREIGPHAMFSPPRIWEDMVSKVQVRIQDAGWLKRKLYDLAIRTGYKRADALINKKPVGLGLNLSYLFWDWLVFSAIRDHLGLLRLKRAYTGGAALGPDVTRFFHAIGVNLKQIYGQTEVAGIAIVHQDGDIKYETVGVPIPGTEIKISEKGEILIKSPSVFKGYYKNEQSTRETVTDGWLHTGDAGELDDDGHLIVIDRLKDVIRLENGDMYSPQFIENKLKFSPYIKEAMAVGTDRSFVAAILNIDMENVGQWAENNQIAYTTYTDLSQKPEVLELICTEVKRINQDLPQTARVERFVLLYKELDADDEELTRTRKIRRQFVTDKYRDVIEGLYSEQAAIDVKGTIRYQDGKEVTIETQLRIVQTSQRDEEVA; via the coding sequence ATGACAGAAGTGACCTTGCCTAAGCTGCTCAAGCAGAAAGCAGAAACAATGGGTGAGGCTGTTGCCTTAAGGGAAAAAGAATTTGGGATTTGGCAAGAGTTCACCTGGTCCGATTATTACCAGAATGTGAAAGCGTTTTCTTATGGTTTGTTACACTTAGGCTTTAAACGGGGAGACCGTCTGGCTCTTATCGGGGATAACCGTCCTGAATGGCTGTTTGGCGCTTTGGCTGCCCAAAGTCTGGGGGGCATTTCGGTCGGCATTTATCAGGATTCACTGCCTAAGGAGCTGGTCTATTTCCTTAATCACAGTGAAGTGAACATCGTGATTGCCGAAGATCAGGAACAAGTGGACAAATTGCTGGAGATCAAAGCTGAGATTCCTGAGGTTGAATATATCATTTATTACGATCCCAAGGGTTTGGTGTATCAGAATGAGCGCTTACTCAGTGTTCAGGACGTGCAGTCCCTGGGGGAACAATACCGGCAGCGAGCCGATGCTTTGGTCTATGAGGAGGAAGTGGCCAAAGGCCGAAGCGATGATATCGCCATTTTTTGCTACACATCAGGGACCACCGCTAACCCTAAAGCAGCCATGCTGTCCCATCATAATCTGATCAACATGGGGGAAAGCTTGATGCAGTTGGATCCCATGGAGCCAGGGGATGAGTTTCTCTCCTTTTTGCCCCTGGCCTGGATCGGGGAGCAGATGATGAGTCTTTCCTCTGCCTTACACATCGGTTTTACAGTCAATTTTCCAGAAGAGACAACCACCGTACAGGAGAACCTGCGGGAGATCGGGCCGCATGCCATGTTTTCGCCACCGCGTATCTGGGAGGACATGGTCTCCAAGGTGCAGGTGCGGATACAGGATGCAGGGTGGTTGAAACGGAAGTTATACGATCTGGCCATTAGAACCGGTTACAAACGGGCCGATGCATTGATCAACAAAAAGCCTGTTGGTCTGGGGCTTAATCTCAGTTATCTGTTTTGGGACTGGCTTGTGTTCAGTGCCATACGCGACCATCTTGGCCTGTTGCGCCTGAAGCGGGCCTACACGGGAGGGGCAGCGCTGGGGCCGGATGTGACCCGTTTCTTCCATGCCATTGGGGTCAATTTGAAACAGATCTACGGTCAGACAGAGGTGGCTGGCATTGCCATTGTCCATCAGGATGGAGACATCAAGTACGAAACAGTGGGGGTGCCTATTCCTGGAACGGAAATTAAGATTTCTGAAAAAGGTGAAATTTTAATCAAGAGTCCCAGTGTGTTTAAAGGCTATTACAAAAATGAACAGTCCACGCGGGAAACGGTGACGGATGGCTGGTTGCATACAGGGGATGCAGGGGAGCTGGATGATGACGGCCATTTGATTGTCATTGACCGCCTGAAAGATGTCATTCGTCTGGAAAACGGTGATATGTACAGCCCCCAATTCATTGAGAACAAGTTGAAGTTCAGTCCCTACATTAAAGAGGCCATGGCGGTGGGCACTGACCGGTCGTTTGTCGCTGCCATCCTCAACATTGATATGGAAAATGTGGGGCAGTGGGCGGAAAATAACCAGATCGCCTACACCACATATACCGATTTGTCCCAAAAACCTGAGGTGCTGGAGCTCATCTGCACAGAAGTGAAGCGGATCAATCAGGACTTGCCTCAAACAGCCCGTGTGGAGCGCTTTGTGCTGCTGTATAAAGAGCTGGATGCCGATGATGAGGAGCTGACCCGGACACGCAAGATCAGACGTCAGTTCGTCACCGACAAGTATAGAGACGTGATTGAGGGACTTTACTCTGAGCAAGCAGCCATCGATGTGAAGGGCACCATTCGGTACCAGGACGGCAAGGAGGTAACCATCGAGACCCAGTTGAGAATAGTGCAAACCAGCCAGAGAGACGAGGAGGTGGCCTGA
- a CDS encoding branched-chain amino acid ABC transporter permease gives MDFFLQILVSGFVVGGIYALVALGFVLIYKSSDAINFAQGEFLLVGAYVSLTLIATYQIPLIPALIITLIFSAVLGFVIERLVLRPFIGEPVISMIMATIGLSSLLAGIVHIIWGTQLRVFPPLFSTNAVNLGAVVISPIYIWALVVIVILLIIFSLFFKYSKMGIAMRTTADDQQAALSMGISVKKVFAVTWAIAAVVAAVGGFLLGNINGVNASLAIIGLKVLPVALLGGLDSIPGAIIAGFMIGMIESLAGGYIDPLVGGGVKEVVPFFILVLVLMFKPYGLFGKKEIERV, from the coding sequence ATGGACTTTTTTCTGCAAATACTGGTCAGCGGTTTTGTAGTGGGAGGGATTTATGCGCTGGTGGCGCTGGGCTTTGTCCTGATTTACAAATCGTCGGATGCCATTAACTTTGCCCAAGGGGAGTTCTTGCTGGTTGGGGCATACGTCAGTTTAACCCTGATCGCCACCTATCAAATTCCGTTGATTCCCGCTTTAATCATAACTTTAATCTTTAGTGCTGTGCTCGGTTTTGTGATTGAGCGCTTAGTCTTGCGGCCCTTTATCGGAGAGCCGGTCATCTCCATGATTATGGCCACCATCGGCTTATCCAGTTTGTTGGCCGGGATTGTGCACATTATCTGGGGGACTCAATTGCGTGTCTTTCCGCCCCTGTTTAGTACCAATGCAGTTAACCTGGGAGCAGTGGTCATTTCGCCCATTTATATCTGGGCTCTTGTGGTGATTGTCATTCTGTTGATTATTTTCAGTCTGTTTTTCAAATATTCCAAAATGGGCATTGCCATGCGGACCACAGCCGATGATCAGCAGGCCGCCTTATCCATGGGTATCAGCGTTAAAAAAGTGTTTGCGGTCACCTGGGCTATTGCCGCAGTGGTGGCTGCCGTCGGAGGATTTCTGTTGGGCAATATTAACGGGGTGAACGCCTCACTGGCCATCATCGGTTTGAAGGTGCTGCCTGTGGCCCTCCTGGGGGGACTGGACAGTATCCCGGGGGCCATTATAGCCGGCTTCATGATCGGCATGATCGAAAGTTTAGCCGGCGGTTACATCGATCCGCTGGTGGGCGGCGGTGTCAAAGAAGTGGTTCCCTTCTTTATTCTCGTGCTGGTGTTGATGTTCAAACCGTACGGCTTGTTCGGCAAGAAAGAGATCGAGAGGGTGTAG
- a CDS encoding branched-chain amino acid ABC transporter permease → MRNPFALECGEFKVSYKQDMALYKNVRVRRRVLLVMAFFILYPLLASNYYISLATLAAMAAIGAIGLNILTGYTGLISIGVGAFLGVGGYATALLTTKVGLSFWIAVPLAGLITAAVGAIFGIPSLRLKGLYLAMATLAAQVIILFLIVNWESLTNGTAGLIVQRPELFGFTFSSEISYYYLVLAVLTGTAVFTMNLFRTRVGRAFVAIRDRDLAAEVMGINLFRYKIYAFAISSFFIGIAGALMAHYSRVIGPEHYDIGVSIAYLAMILIGGLGSVIGSIFGAVFITLLPVVLREGIAFLSPWVPGLADHYAGIRELVFGLIIILFLIYEPEGLNKIWRNIKDYFKLWPFSYSKK, encoded by the coding sequence ATGAGAAATCCTTTTGCCCTGGAATGCGGTGAATTTAAAGTCAGTTACAAGCAGGATATGGCCTTGTATAAAAATGTACGGGTGCGTCGGCGGGTGCTGTTGGTGATGGCCTTCTTCATCCTGTATCCCCTCTTGGCCAGCAACTATTACATCAGTTTGGCCACCTTGGCGGCTATGGCCGCCATTGGCGCCATTGGCCTGAACATATTAACGGGTTATACGGGGTTAATCTCCATCGGGGTGGGCGCTTTTCTGGGTGTGGGCGGCTATGCTACGGCACTCTTAACCACCAAAGTGGGCTTGTCCTTCTGGATTGCCGTTCCTTTGGCCGGACTGATTACGGCAGCGGTCGGGGCCATCTTCGGCATCCCCTCGCTCAGGCTGAAGGGACTGTATCTGGCCATGGCCACCCTGGCCGCCCAGGTGATTATCCTGTTCTTGATCGTCAACTGGGAAAGTTTGACCAACGGCACAGCTGGTTTGATTGTCCAGCGTCCGGAATTGTTCGGCTTTACTTTCTCTTCCGAAATCAGCTACTACTATTTGGTTTTGGCGGTACTGACCGGCACGGCGGTGTTTACCATGAATCTGTTCCGGACCCGGGTCGGCCGGGCTTTTGTGGCCATCCGGGACCGCGACTTGGCCGCCGAAGTGATGGGCATCAATCTGTTCCGTTACAAAATTTACGCCTTTGCCATCAGTTCATTCTTCATCGGTATTGCCGGTGCACTCATGGCCCACTACTCCCGCGTGATCGGACCGGAACATTATGACATTGGTGTCTCTATTGCCTATCTGGCCATGATCCTCATCGGCGGACTGGGCAGTGTGATTGGCTCCATTTTCGGTGCCGTGTTTATCACCTTGCTGCCGGTGGTACTGCGTGAAGGGATTGCCTTTCTCTCACCTTGGGTACCGGGTTTGGCCGACCATTATGCCGGCATCCGCGAACTGGTCTTCGGTTTGATTATTATCCTCTTTTTGATTTATGAGCCTGAGGGCTTAAATAAAATTTGGCGCAATATCAAAGATTACTTTAAACTGTGGCCCTTCTCTTATTCTAAAAAGTAG
- a CDS encoding ABC transporter substrate-binding protein, which yields MNQNMKKKGFKHWWTMGMMVLAAVLLLAACGQETSGGTGNGGGSSGDDSGEVIRIGGIFDITGGTGDVGEPYAQGAKAYFEYVNEQGGLDGKEVKLFDIDYAYDVSQALEAYRRLTQQDKVIGILGWGTGDTEAMKELIAEDKIPYISGSYSENLTNVEEHPYNFLSAATYSDQARTAIHWFVENWTEDRPPRMALLYNDTPFGRSPVADAKAYAESLGVEVVDEQVVDITALDASSQLLNMRSKEPDFALIQQTWGATATILKDAQRLGIETQFLGLNWAAGEGVIPLAGDAAEGFIGVIPHAFPFEGLDQVPGLAEIEEYLENKGKSLDDINQKFVQGWHSAKVMLEGARLADELTGEGLRRGLEQLNEFDTGGLGAPVTFTEDNHRGTTAVRLAQVKDGQWEIITDYISYEE from the coding sequence ATGAATCAAAACATGAAGAAAAAAGGTTTTAAGCATTGGTGGACCATGGGCATGATGGTACTTGCTGCCGTATTGCTTTTGGCAGCTTGCGGTCAGGAGACCTCAGGAGGCACAGGCAATGGTGGCGGCAGCAGCGGTGATGACAGTGGGGAAGTGATCCGCATCGGGGGGATCTTTGATATTACCGGAGGCACCGGAGACGTGGGTGAACCTTATGCCCAGGGAGCCAAAGCATACTTTGAGTATGTGAACGAACAGGGAGGCCTGGATGGCAAGGAAGTGAAACTGTTTGATATAGACTATGCCTATGATGTCTCCCAGGCTTTGGAAGCTTATCGGCGCCTCACCCAACAAGATAAGGTGATCGGCATCCTGGGGTGGGGGACAGGTGATACGGAAGCGATGAAAGAACTGATTGCTGAGGATAAAATTCCGTACATTTCCGGTTCATATTCGGAAAACTTGACCAATGTGGAAGAACATCCCTATAACTTCCTGTCAGCGGCCACCTATTCTGACCAGGCCCGAACGGCCATTCACTGGTTTGTGGAAAACTGGACTGAAGACCGGCCACCGCGCATGGCCTTGTTGTATAACGATACACCGTTTGGCCGTTCCCCGGTGGCCGATGCCAAAGCGTATGCCGAATCACTGGGGGTGGAAGTGGTCGATGAGCAGGTGGTGGACATTACCGCCTTGGATGCTTCATCCCAATTGCTGAACATGCGCTCCAAAGAACCGGATTTTGCTCTCATTCAGCAAACCTGGGGGGCGACAGCCACAATCTTGAAAGATGCTCAGCGCCTGGGGATTGAAACCCAGTTTCTTGGCCTCAACTGGGCTGCTGGTGAAGGCGTTATTCCACTGGCCGGGGATGCGGCAGAAGGGTTTATCGGTGTGATTCCTCACGCCTTCCCCTTTGAAGGCCTGGATCAAGTTCCCGGATTGGCTGAAATTGAAGAGTATTTAGAAAACAAAGGAAAATCGCTGGATGATATTAATCAGAAGTTTGTCCAAGGCTGGCACAGTGCTAAAGTGATGTTGGAAGGGGCGCGTTTAGCTGATGAATTGACTGGCGAAGGCTTGCGCCGCGGTCTGGAGCAGTTGAACGAGTTTGACACCGGTGGCTTGGGGGCTCCTGTCACTTTTACTGAAGATAATCACCGGGGCACCACAGCTGTCCGTCTGGCCCAGGTGAAGGACGGCCAGTGGGAAATCATAACTGATTACATCAGCTATGAGGAGTAA
- a CDS encoding ABC transporter ATP-binding protein — MLNLNNVEVMYDKVILVLKGMSLDVQQGKIVTLLGSNGAGKSTTLKAISGLLKSENGEVTDGSIIFDGETISGLDAEEIVRRGIFQVMEGRRVFEHLTVEENLLAGAYTRQDRGNIKQDIELVYSYFPKLKMLKLRVAGYLSGGEQQMLAIGRAMMAKPRLILLDEPSLGLAPLLVKEIFSIIKRINEEEGTTFLIVEQNANVALSIADYGYIMENGRIVFEGAVEQLKANEDVREFYLGMSDQGKKSYRHVKHYKRRKRWLS; from the coding sequence ATGTTAAATCTGAATAATGTGGAAGTGATGTATGATAAAGTGATCCTTGTTTTAAAAGGGATGTCGCTTGATGTTCAACAGGGTAAAATCGTCACGCTCCTGGGCAGTAACGGAGCTGGAAAGTCGACCACTTTAAAAGCAATCTCCGGTTTGTTGAAAAGTGAAAATGGTGAAGTGACCGATGGCTCCATCATTTTTGACGGGGAAACGATTTCAGGTCTGGATGCGGAAGAAATTGTTAGACGGGGCATCTTCCAGGTGATGGAGGGGCGGCGTGTGTTTGAACATTTGACGGTGGAGGAAAATTTGCTGGCTGGGGCTTATACTCGCCAAGACCGCGGCAATATTAAGCAAGATATTGAACTGGTGTACAGCTATTTTCCCAAGTTGAAGATGCTCAAATTGCGGGTGGCCGGTTATTTAAGCGGAGGTGAACAGCAAATGTTGGCCATTGGCCGGGCCATGATGGCCAAACCTCGCCTCATATTGCTGGATGAGCCCTCCCTTGGTTTGGCCCCCTTGCTGGTGAAAGAGATTTTCTCCATTATTAAACGCATTAACGAGGAAGAAGGAACGACGTTTCTTATTGTGGAGCAAAATGCTAACGTGGCCCTCTCTATTGCCGACTATGGTTATATTATGGAAAACGGGCGCATTGTGTTTGAAGGCGCAGTGGAACAGTTGAAAGCGAATGAGGATGTGCGCGAGTTTTATCTAGGCATGAGTGATCAAGGAAAGAAAAGTTATCGGCATGTGAAGCATTACAAACGTCGAAAGAGGTGGCTGTCCTGA
- a CDS encoding phenylacetate--CoA ligase family protein, whose protein sequence is MWRHILEQVRKHPGWQRYYSSQGIDLSGIETEEEFKRLPILKKSDLPRLQKEHPPFAGLADEVQVARIFVSPGPIYDPQGTAKDYWHFAPLLRKIEVGEGDIVQNTFSYHLSPAGFMFDTAARAAGAKVVPAGTGNTALQVDIMRDLQVTTYVGTPGFLLHLLRTAEEKGLSPGRELALNKAIFTAEKVTEEMDRFFQERGIVYIDAYGTADLGCVAYRLPSEKGFTLVDDVYVQICDPGSGHELDGHMTGELVISRASQVYPLVRFGTGDLSRWVERGQRIAGVLGRVGDSYKVKGMFVHAHQLKEAMELLPDVEYYQAVITHEHGQDQLTIKVELKSDSPLPSDEQLSGWTRSVQEVIRVKPRLIVTARGTLFRVEKPFVDHRT, encoded by the coding sequence ATGTGGCGTCATATCTTGGAGCAAGTGAGGAAGCATCCAGGTTGGCAAAGATACTACAGCAGTCAGGGTATTGATTTGTCCGGAATTGAAACAGAAGAGGAGTTCAAACGCTTGCCCATCCTGAAGAAAAGCGACTTGCCCCGCTTGCAAAAAGAACATCCTCCCTTTGCCGGTCTGGCTGATGAGGTGCAAGTGGCCCGCATTTTTGTCTCTCCCGGCCCCATTTATGATCCGCAGGGAACAGCAAAAGATTACTGGCACTTTGCCCCCCTGTTAAGAAAAATAGAGGTGGGAGAAGGAGATATTGTACAGAATACGTTTAGCTATCATCTGTCGCCAGCCGGCTTTATGTTTGATACGGCCGCCCGGGCTGCCGGTGCCAAAGTGGTGCCGGCCGGAACGGGGAACACAGCGCTGCAGGTGGATATCATGCGTGACTTGCAGGTGACCACCTATGTTGGCACTCCCGGCTTTTTGTTGCATCTGTTGCGCACGGCGGAAGAGAAAGGGCTCTCCCCCGGCCGGGAGCTGGCCCTTAACAAAGCCATTTTTACCGCGGAAAAAGTGACAGAGGAGATGGACCGCTTTTTCCAGGAGCGGGGGATTGTCTATATTGATGCCTATGGCACCGCCGATCTGGGCTGTGTGGCTTACCGTCTGCCAAGTGAAAAGGGCTTTACCTTGGTGGATGATGTTTACGTCCAAATCTGCGATCCTGGAAGCGGTCATGAACTGGATGGGCACATGACTGGGGAGCTCGTTATCAGCCGTGCCTCACAAGTCTATCCCTTGGTTCGTTTCGGAACAGGAGACCTCTCCCGCTGGGTGGAACGGGGCCAGCGGATCGCCGGTGTCCTGGGCCGGGTTGGTGACAGTTACAAGGTCAAAGGTATGTTTGTCCACGCCCATCAGTTAAAAGAGGCAATGGAGCTGCTGCCTGATGTCGAGTATTATCAAGCGGTCATTACCCACGAGCATGGTCAGGATCAACTGACAATTAAAGTGGAATTGAAAAGCGATTCTCCCCTCCCGTCAGATGAACAGTTATCAGGTTGGACACGTTCTGTACAGGAAGTGATACGAGTCAAGCCTAGGCTGATTGTCACAGCGAGAGGGACACTCTTCAGGGTAGAAAAACCATTTGTCGATCATAGGACTTAG
- a CDS encoding enoyl-CoA hydratase/isomerase family protein has product MNLVKLSQVTDKVVYLGLNRTEKKNALNRELMAEFNQDLDYIEQSHEIGVVVIEASDDAFSVGADIKKRSATTLMEALSLLTCNWRIASDKTILGMPED; this is encoded by the coding sequence ATGAATCTTGTCAAACTCTCCCAAGTGACGGACAAAGTAGTTTATCTAGGTTTAAACCGAACTGAAAAAAAGAATGCCCTCAACCGTGAACTGATGGCTGAGTTCAATCAGGACCTTGATTATATTGAACAGAGCCATGAGATTGGTGTTGTGGTTATTGAGGCAAGTGATGATGCCTTTTCGGTGGGGGCCGATATAAAAAAGAGGTCAGCAACTACACTTATGGAAGCGCTTTCGCTTCTTACCTGCAACTGGCGCATTGCTTCCGATAAAACCATACTGGGCATGCCCGAAGATTAA
- a CDS encoding AMP-binding protein: MNMTIAAMFLKSFRHFRDRECVVEGEKRLTYGEIERRVHRLATVFQSRGLQKENRVAILSANRQECIELEVAVRMR, translated from the coding sequence ATGAATATGACCATTGCAGCTATGTTTCTTAAATCGTTCCGTCATTTCCGGGATCGGGAATGTGTTGTTGAGGGAGAAAAGAGATTGACTTATGGAGAGATAGAGCGCCGAGTGCACAGACTGGCGACAGTGTTTCAAAGCCGAGGTTTACAAAAAGAAAACCGGGTGGCCATTCTCTCTGCCAATCGCCAGGAGTGTATCGAGCTTGAAGTGGCCGTGAGAATGAGGTGA